The Acidaminococcus fermentans DSM 20731 sequence TGATGATACTTCCGACAGAGATACCGGCTTTTGTGGTGCTTTCTGCCCGTCCTTTGACAGTGCTCACCACTTCAGGATAGAGTCCCCGTTCATTGAGTTTTTGCCGGTCTTCCTGTCCGGTCCGGGTGGTGGCAGAAAAAGCCACACCCTGTCCATCCGCTTTGTACGCCGCTTTGTTTTCCACATCTTCCCAGCTGAGGGTTCCCGTTTCCAGACAGTTCCTTTCTGCTGGCGCATCGCTGTCGATCACGGCTCCCTTCAAATGGGTATTTCCCCTTGTCTGGATCCGGAACCCCTGGTCTCCTGCATAGATCCCCGCCTGTTCCGTCACGCTTTCGTAATCGGAACGGAGTGTCTGTTTCTGGGCGCTGCCCCTTCCGGAAACATGGCCTCCTCCGGCAGAGACGGAAATTCCCCCTCCTGTATTCCGGCTGTCATAGGTCTCCCGATCCTGGAGGCTTTCCAGGCGCAGATTTCCTCCAGTTTCCGCCTGTACCTGCCGGCCTTCCATCCGGCTGCCGTTCTCCCGGGTTTTCCAGCCTCTCCATCCGCTTTCTCTGTTCCTGTCTGGCCTGCTGCAGCTGTTCCTGCTGCAAAAATGGATTGGGCGCAGCAAAAACAGGGCATGCCGTCCCCCACAGCACACCCACTGCCCCTATAATCCCGGTCCATTGTCTCCCCATGATCCACAATCCCCGTTGTTTGTTGATACTTTCTGGGTTCAGTATACCGTAAGGGTCTTTTTATGACAAGATTTTCATTTTTTCACAAAAATATTCATAAGGTGGTCAATCTCAGGGACCTGTGATACAATGAAAAAGAAGCTGTCCATTTGGTCAGCCCCGTTGGATTTTGGTTTAAGAAAACCCGCCTATCGTTTGTGACCGACGGCGGGTTTCCTTATGCCCCCCTTATATACCTCTCTTGCAATCCCCTGTAACTGTGTTATAATGAAAATACAAATGGTGCTGTCTGGTGACGGTCAGCCCCATAGCAGTATATGGAAAGAAATCCGCCTACTGTTGGAAGCTGGAGGCGGATTTCTTTATGCACGAATTGCAACGATGATTACGAAGAGGATTACCAAAAAGGTAAAAAAATCGTATTTCGTCATAGGGCACCACCCCATCTCTGGGGCAAGATTTGACCGCCTGCCGTATAGACAACACCGTGTACAGTATAACATACATTGAAACAAGAAGGGGGTGTGAAAAAATGCTTTTTCACACCCCGTCACTAGTCACTAGTCTCTAGTCACTAGCCGATGGAAGCCAGCTGACGCAAGCGAAATAAAGGCGCTGTGGATGATTTTTTCACAGCGCCTTTAAACGTATTGGCCCCCTGGGCGGCCGGGATGGGTTCCCCTGCGGATTTCCATCAAACAATCGACTCGAATCCGTAGAGGCGGCTCAAAACTTCCGCGAAGCAAAATGTCGTCAGAACCGGTCTTGGCGGACCGCCCGGCATGCGCCCCCTACGGTACCGCAATGAATCGTTGGTTTCCCGCCGTCCAGCTCTTCACTCTGCACTCTTCCCTCTGCACTTGCCCTCAACCTTTCAGCAGCCTGTTCATTCCCTCACAGAACGCCGTCAGTTCTTTATCCGGACCGATGGTCAGGAATTTCCGGTTCCCGGGCTGCAGGGTGATTTTCCCGTTCCACATGCTGGTGGAAGGTTCCATCCGGCCGATTTCTTTGAGGGGAAACACTCCCTTTTCCGAGGAAATAAGCGCATCCCAGGTCAGGAGGAAGCCGTCCCGGGCGGTTCCCCTTACGGTTTTGTCGCAAAGGACAAGGATATCCTTCGGGTCCAGCCCATAGCTTTGGGCATAGCTGGACAGGGCATTGGCCATCTTCTTGGGCGGGATATCAGGGGCGCAGTACAGATAGGTATTGGTTTTATTGACCAGGGGAGCCAGCTGCTGCACAAAGGCAAGGAGGGCTTCCCGGCCGGGTCCGTCAGAGGGCGCTTCTTTTGCGGCGGCCAGAGGTGCCCCGCATTGGGTACAGAACCGTGCCCCCGGTTTGGCCGGTGCGCCGCAGTGGGAACAAAAGCCTGCCGTTCCGCTGACAGAACTGGCACCAGAAGCCAGGGGAGCCTCCTGCACAGAAGGCTGTGTTTCGGCAGCTGCCGGATGTCCGGATGGTTCCGTTTCCTCTTCTTCCTCATCCTCATCCTCAAAGATGCCGTGCGCTTCGGCAAGATCGTATTCTTCCTTAGACAGGATCACTTCTTCTGACAGCCAGGAGGCAAAATTGGCATCCAGACTGCTGCAGTCACTTTCTTCAAAGGTACAAAGGACAAAACCCGTGTCACTCTGGAGCACACGATCCTGGTTCAGGAAGACCCGGCAGAAATCATCCACAAAGGCTTTTTCCCCTTGTGAGGTAAAAATATCCCCTTCGTCTGTCAGAAGGAACCCTTTCTTTCCCTTTCCCCAGAGCAGGGCGTTGGTGGCATCAC is a genomic window containing:
- a CDS encoding hemagglutinin repeat-containing protein is translated as MEGRQVQAETGGNLRLESLQDRETYDSRNTGGGISVSAGGGHVSGRGSAQKQTLRSDYESVTEQAGIYAGDQGFRIQTRGNTHLKGAVIDSDAPAERNCLETGTLSWEDVENKAAYKADGQGVAFSATTRTGQEDRQKLNERGLYPEVVSTVKGRAESTTKAGISVGSIIIREREKQVQPVKQLNRDTKNSLQKLATIFDKGKVQEKQELVNELSKSGEPGHP
- a CDS encoding zinc-ribbon domain-containing protein, with amino-acid sequence MTWYERAASLQPETEETKTARICLKAAGEYPDLLAYLESKHGAQLEGSHYYLGDNIPGDLLENAMKAYGSRLGVDRSEVLLLCDATNALLWGKGKKGFLLTDEGDIFTSQGEKAFVDDFCRVFLNQDRVLQSDTGFVLCTFEESDCSSLDANFASWLSEEVILSKEEYDLAEAHGIFEDEDEEEEETEPSGHPAAAETQPSVQEAPLASGASSVSGTAGFCSHCGAPAKPGARFCTQCGAPLAAAKEAPSDGPGREALLAFVQQLAPLVNKTNTYLYCAPDIPPKKMANALSSYAQSYGLDPKDILVLCDKTVRGTARDGFLLTWDALISSEKGVFPLKEIGRMEPSTSMWNGKITLQPGNRKFLTIGPDKELTAFCEGMNRLLKG